A section of the Roseivirga sp. BDSF3-8 genome encodes:
- a CDS encoding GNAT family N-acetyltransferase, with product MKIRQEKAEDQSFVYEVNEEAFGRKDEAGLVNALRKDQAFIPELSLVAENDGQLVGHILFTRLEIIQEGHTYPSLALAPMAVLSACQHSGIGSKLIKEGLKRARQAGYRSVIVLGHESYYPRFGFEPASRWGIKAPFEVPDAAFMALPLAEDGLEGVSGTVRYAASFGI from the coding sequence ATGAAGATCAGGCAGGAAAAAGCGGAGGACCAGTCTTTTGTCTACGAGGTGAATGAGGAGGCTTTTGGGCGGAAGGACGAAGCCGGGCTGGTCAATGCCCTGCGAAAAGATCAGGCGTTTATTCCGGAACTGTCGCTGGTGGCTGAAAATGATGGACAGCTAGTGGGCCACATCCTTTTCACGCGCCTTGAGATCATACAGGAGGGCCACACCTACCCGAGCCTGGCCCTGGCTCCGATGGCTGTACTGTCGGCCTGCCAACACAGTGGCATAGGCAGCAAACTGATTAAAGAGGGGCTGAAACGTGCCCGTCAGGCCGGGTACCGCTCGGTGATCGTACTGGGCCACGAAAGCTATTACCCCCGCTTTGGCTTTGAGCCAGCCTCGCGGTGGGGCATCAAAGCCCCCTTTGAGGTCCCGGACGCTGCCTTTATGGCCCTGCCTTTAGCTGAAGACGGGCTGGAAGGCGTAAGCGGCACCGTTCGCTATGCTGCTTCTTTCGGCATATAG
- a CDS encoding DivIVA domain-containing protein — MKVTPLEIRQKTFEKVFRGYDKDEVNAFLLTLSQEWERLVDEHKEMRIKLENSREEVEKLREVESSLFKTLKTAEDTGANMIEQANKTAELHLKETQMKADGLLNDAKNRARAIMEEAESKSRQVLEHMEDDARHLEDNCRKLEDYRDTLLSEMRHLAESTIERVEKAKNSRRDFNLDERIGSARHSQRESLNKLSFEKEEMQRVAPPPMENPRTQQHSSTPGEETSPTEEEDTYTTGDTYSAEETNQEEEQKNKGKGSFFDDIE, encoded by the coding sequence ATGAAAGTAACACCTTTAGAAATTCGCCAGAAAACCTTCGAAAAGGTCTTTCGCGGATACGATAAGGACGAGGTAAACGCCTTTTTACTCACCCTCTCGCAGGAGTGGGAACGCCTGGTGGATGAGCACAAGGAGATGCGTATAAAGCTGGAAAACAGCCGCGAGGAAGTGGAGAAGCTGCGTGAAGTGGAAAGCTCGCTGTTCAAAACGCTGAAAACGGCCGAGGATACCGGCGCCAACATGATCGAGCAGGCTAACAAAACGGCCGAGCTGCACCTGAAAGAAACCCAGATGAAGGCAGACGGCCTGCTGAACGACGCCAAGAACCGCGCCCGCGCCATTATGGAAGAGGCAGAATCCAAGAGCCGCCAGGTGCTGGAGCACATGGAAGACGATGCCCGCCACCTGGAAGATAACTGCCGCAAGCTGGAAGACTACCGCGATACGCTGCTGAGCGAAATGCGCCACCTGGCCGAAAGCACCATAGAGCGCGTGGAAAAGGCTAAGAACAGCCGCCGCGATTTTAACCTGGACGAGCGGATAGGCTCAGCCCGCCACAGCCAGCGCGAGAGCCTCAATAAGCTTTCTTTTGAAAAAGAAGAAATGCAGCGTGTGGCCCCTCCCCCTATGGAGAATCCGCGAACCCAGCAGCACAGCTCTACCCCCGGAGAGGAGACCTCCCCTACAGAAGAGGAAGATACCTATACCACCGGGGATACCTACAGCGCCGAAGAAACCAACCAGGAAGAAGAACAGAAGAACAAGGGCAAAGGCTCCTTCTTTGACGATATAGAATAA
- a CDS encoding 4'-phosphopantetheinyl transferase superfamily protein, translating into MPLSKIENITGNIWKGYWHLSERTDDLQKMLADRGLPAGEGLAIAHPRRRAEWMAGRLLVAGLLDKAGLEPEPLDKDSYGKPYLHKAPYQPALSHRSPWVVGLLHPEGEAGIDVEKPDNKLKRLSHKFLCNPEREHAADDPERLCIYWAAKETLYKMYGRKGVIFSEQLHIDPFEPGERGLITGHIRMPDMERTVRLHFEKLDELFLVHNL; encoded by the coding sequence ATGCCGCTATCAAAAATAGAAAATATAACCGGAAATATATGGAAAGGCTACTGGCACCTTTCGGAAAGGACTGATGATTTGCAAAAAATGCTGGCAGACCGGGGCCTGCCGGCAGGGGAGGGCCTGGCGATAGCGCACCCCCGGCGCCGTGCGGAGTGGATGGCGGGACGCCTGCTGGTGGCGGGGCTGCTGGACAAGGCGGGCCTGGAACCGGAGCCATTGGATAAGGATAGTTACGGCAAACCTTACCTTCATAAAGCGCCTTACCAACCTGCGCTGAGCCACCGGAGCCCCTGGGTGGTGGGCCTTTTACACCCTGAAGGGGAAGCGGGCATTGATGTAGAGAAACCGGACAACAAGCTTAAGCGGCTATCGCACAAGTTCTTATGCAACCCGGAGCGTGAGCACGCGGCAGACGACCCGGAGCGGCTCTGCATTTACTGGGCAGCGAAGGAGACGTTATATAAGATGTATGGCCGAAAAGGGGTCATTTTTAGCGAACAACTGCACATAGACCCGTTCGAGCCGGGTGAGAGGGGCCTGATCACGGGGCACATACGCATGCCGGACATGGAGCGTACGGTACGGCTGCATTTTGAGAAACTAGATGAACTTTTCCTGGTTCATAATTTGTAA
- a CDS encoding DUF58 domain-containing protein, whose translation MPTPIQQILKRLRKYEIRIRKTVNGPMHGDFHSLFKGAGLEFDDVRSYQYGDDVRTINWIVTAKGHGSFVNTFKEEKEQTVFFLLDVSASQEIGREGRQKMDVAREICGVLSLSAIRESSQVGLIGYSEEKELYIKPGKGPRHAYQLIGRMFRLQPRSKGTDLSSAIRFALGMIKRRAVVVLVSDFIDEGYEKNLKALARKHDLVVVHLHDPQETNLPNLGIVPLHDKESGKTLWLNTSSSSFKKSVRERVSGSQGSLEQLCRRNQADYISIRTDEDYVPRLTRLFLVRNKQMKRG comes from the coding sequence ATGCCCACACCGATCCAGCAAATACTGAAACGACTGCGTAAATACGAGATCCGTATCCGCAAAACAGTGAATGGTCCCATGCACGGAGACTTCCATTCCCTGTTCAAGGGTGCGGGCCTTGAGTTTGACGATGTACGGTCCTACCAGTATGGTGATGACGTACGTACCATCAACTGGATCGTAACGGCAAAAGGCCACGGCAGCTTCGTTAATACCTTTAAGGAAGAAAAAGAGCAGACCGTCTTTTTCCTGCTGGACGTAAGTGCCTCGCAGGAGATAGGCCGCGAAGGACGTCAGAAAATGGACGTGGCCCGTGAGATATGCGGGGTGCTGAGCCTTAGCGCCATCCGCGAGTCCAGCCAGGTAGGCCTTATCGGGTATTCTGAAGAAAAAGAACTGTATATTAAACCTGGCAAAGGGCCGCGCCATGCCTACCAGCTTATTGGCAGGATGTTTCGCCTGCAGCCCCGCAGCAAAGGTACCGACCTTTCTTCCGCCATCCGTTTTGCCCTGGGAATGATCAAAAGGCGTGCCGTAGTCGTGCTCGTCTCCGACTTTATTGATGAGGGCTACGAAAAGAATCTTAAGGCGCTGGCACGTAAGCACGACCTGGTGGTGGTGCACCTGCACGATCCGCAGGAAACCAACCTGCCCAATCTGGGCATCGTGCCCCTGCACGACAAGGAGTCAGGGAAGACTCTTTGGCTCAATACCTCCTCATCTTCCTTCAAAAAAAGTGTAAGGGAGAGAGTCAGCGGCAGCCAGGGTAGCCTTGAGCAGCTGTGCCGCCGCAACCAGGCAGACTATATATCTATCCGCACAGATGAGGACTACGTCCCCAGGCTCACTCGCCTGTTCCTCGTGCGAAACAAACAGATGAAACGTGGGTAA
- a CDS encoding VWA domain-containing protein — MNELSGLPWYSLRWFTPEVYNRYVWEYPGMFFLLGAVALFFVIRWLIGYFTRQRLNVALKKSDIKSSPITLLRFIPPVFFALFLIMLIVAAARPQITNERVDRWTEGIDIMLVMDISESMRGEDFNPNRLEAAKDVARDFIEGRFQDRIGLVIFSGEAFSVSPLTTDYELLRDFIADVGFGDISKSGTAIGSALATATNRMQESKSKSKVMILLSDGDNNAGNIDPITAAQLAQAYGIKIYTIAIGREGRVPMGRSYYGARQYMNNTLDETTLREIATIGEGKFYRVSDNEALEKVFEEIDQLEKAEIKENRYRETADYYPTYLLWALAFFMVWLLVKSTFMNNVLRD; from the coding sequence ATGAATGAACTAAGTGGCTTGCCCTGGTATTCACTCCGCTGGTTCACCCCCGAGGTGTACAACCGCTATGTATGGGAGTACCCCGGGATGTTCTTTCTGCTTGGTGCTGTGGCTCTCTTCTTCGTTATCCGGTGGCTTATCGGCTACTTTACCCGTCAGCGGCTCAATGTGGCCCTGAAGAAGAGCGACATTAAGAGCAGCCCCATCACCCTGCTCCGCTTCATTCCGCCTGTCTTTTTCGCGCTCTTCCTTATCATGCTTATCGTGGCTGCAGCACGTCCCCAGATCACCAATGAGCGCGTAGATCGCTGGACGGAGGGCATCGACATCATGCTGGTGATGGACATCTCCGAATCCATGCGGGGGGAAGACTTTAACCCCAACCGGCTGGAGGCTGCCAAAGATGTGGCCCGCGACTTTATCGAGGGCCGCTTTCAGGACCGTATCGGCCTCGTCATCTTCAGCGGGGAGGCCTTTTCCGTGTCCCCCCTCACCACTGACTATGAGCTGCTGCGTGACTTCATTGCCGATGTGGGCTTCGGAGACATCAGCAAGAGTGGCACCGCCATTGGCTCCGCTCTGGCCACCGCCACCAACCGCATGCAGGAGTCCAAGAGCAAGTCTAAGGTGATGATCCTCCTCAGCGATGGTGATAACAATGCGGGTAACATCGACCCCATTACCGCGGCCCAACTGGCCCAGGCCTATGGCATTAAAATCTACACCATCGCCATCGGCCGCGAAGGCCGCGTACCCATGGGCCGCAGCTACTACGGCGCCCGCCAGTATATGAATAATACGCTGGATGAGACCACCCTGCGGGAAATAGCGACCATAGGCGAAGGCAAGTTTTACCGTGTGTCGGACAATGAGGCCCTGGAGAAGGTATTTGAAGAGATAGACCAACTGGAGAAAGCAGAGATCAAGGAAAACCGCTACCGCGAGACGGCAGACTACTACCCCACCTACCTGCTGTGGGCGCTGGCCTTTTTTATGGTGTGGCTCCTGGTGAAAAGCACCTTCATGAACAATGTGCTCAGAGACTAG
- a CDS encoding DUF4296 domain-containing protein: MKHTFWIILLLLAISCTGEDRPPEGVVSQEKMVSFLKEAYLAETKVKNLHLSRDSSALLFRHYELALYEKYGISEEEFTLSYNYYLQNPTQLEDINGAILDSLGVMESLLEKEGRDRPGEGNEEEEETDTGKQKRLPLDPEEMEQDPEGAMPDPEEGEQPAAEEDPEGA, translated from the coding sequence GTGAAACATACTTTTTGGATAATTCTCTTACTACTCGCCATTTCCTGCACCGGTGAGGACCGCCCGCCAGAGGGTGTAGTGAGCCAGGAAAAGATGGTAAGCTTTCTTAAAGAAGCCTACCTGGCGGAGACAAAAGTAAAAAATCTCCACCTTTCCCGCGATTCCTCGGCGCTGCTTTTCAGACATTACGAACTGGCTCTGTATGAGAAGTACGGTATCTCCGAGGAGGAGTTTACCCTTAGCTACAATTACTACCTGCAGAACCCTACCCAACTGGAGGACATCAATGGTGCCATACTGGACAGCCTGGGGGTAATGGAAAGCCTGCTGGAAAAGGAGGGCCGCGACCGCCCCGGAGAGGGTAACGAAGAAGAGGAGGAAACTGATACCGGCAAGCAAAAAAGACTTCCCCTTGACCCTGAGGAGATGGAGCAGGACCCGGAAGGGGCCATGCCGGACCCTGAAGAGGGGGAACAGCCAGCGGCGGAAGAAGACCCCGAAGGTGCGTAA
- a CDS encoding endonuclease MutS2, which produces MLYPENLEDKIGFDKIRNLLRERCLSGPGRTFVDKMRFSDDAGQVDKLVSQTEEFRQILASEEPFPASHYLDTSTILDKSRAEGAYLDTEEFYDLKRSLETILRIHEFFRRFPESYPLLHDLSGMVTLDKSLLKKIEEKIDEKGQLRNNASRELQNIRQRMQQEQVRARRLLDSMMRSARGEGYTPEDATLTVRGGRLVIPVLAEHKRRIKGFIHDESATGQTVYLEPAEVLEINNDIRDLEYQERREIIRILRALTDEVRPNIQPLKRAYHFLGMIDFIRAKAILAGDLEATRPESVKHTHVEWYGARHPLLFLAHQAAGKPVVPLHITLNKQQRIILISGPNAGGKSVTLKTVGLVQYMWQCGMLVPVDGHSKMGTFKSLFIDIGDEQSIENDLSTYSSHLTNMRKFLTLADKRSLFLIDEFGTGTEPQFGGAIAEAILEEMNQLKAYGVITTHYSNLKKYGEDHPGIVNAAMQFDLDDLEPLYELEIGKPGSSYALEIARKIGLPGPVLKKARTLVGIEQVRYDRLLNRLEEEKRKYNKLTKGAEKEKERLESSAREYESLREFLDEERKKIIQEAKADAKRLLKETNQRIENTIREIREQGAEKLKTRELRKELEEYGEEIAPEEAPRPKPKPKEEVQVIDGPINPGDYVRLKGQEVTGEVLALAGKDAEIRIGGLKSKVKLKRLEKISKRTFKKSTDRSSSPSKGLDLTEKRAHFKSDLDLRGKRGEEAMGELERFMDTALILGEREVRIVHGKGDGILKDLVRNQLRQQRHVQSVRDEHPERGGAGVTIVEMKD; this is translated from the coding sequence ATGCTATACCCGGAAAATTTAGAAGATAAGATTGGATTCGATAAGATCCGGAACCTGCTCAGGGAACGCTGCCTGAGCGGACCGGGCCGGACCTTTGTGGACAAGATGCGGTTTAGTGACGATGCGGGCCAGGTGGACAAACTGGTGTCGCAGACGGAGGAGTTCCGTCAGATTTTAGCCTCGGAAGAGCCTTTCCCTGCCTCGCACTACCTGGACACGAGCACCATACTGGACAAGAGCCGGGCGGAAGGGGCGTACCTGGATACGGAGGAGTTTTACGACCTGAAGCGCTCGCTGGAGACGATCCTGCGGATACATGAGTTTTTCCGGCGCTTTCCGGAATCTTACCCGCTGCTACATGACCTCTCGGGCATGGTGACGCTGGATAAATCTCTCCTGAAAAAGATAGAGGAGAAAATAGACGAGAAGGGTCAGCTACGAAATAACGCGAGCCGGGAGCTGCAGAACATACGGCAGCGGATGCAACAGGAGCAGGTACGGGCACGCCGCCTGCTGGACAGCATGATGAGGAGTGCCCGCGGTGAGGGCTATACCCCGGAAGATGCCACGCTTACGGTGCGGGGCGGCCGCCTGGTGATACCGGTACTGGCCGAGCATAAGCGCCGCATCAAGGGCTTTATCCATGACGAGTCGGCCACGGGGCAGACGGTGTACCTGGAACCAGCGGAGGTGCTGGAGATCAATAACGACATACGGGACCTGGAGTACCAGGAGCGCCGGGAGATCATCCGTATCCTGCGGGCGCTTACGGACGAGGTACGGCCGAATATACAGCCACTGAAGCGGGCGTATCACTTCCTGGGGATGATAGACTTCATCCGGGCGAAGGCGATACTGGCGGGCGACCTGGAGGCAACGCGGCCGGAAAGTGTGAAGCACACACATGTAGAATGGTACGGGGCCCGGCACCCGCTGCTTTTCCTGGCGCACCAGGCGGCAGGGAAGCCGGTGGTACCGCTGCACATTACACTGAATAAGCAGCAGCGCATCATCCTTATCTCGGGGCCTAACGCAGGGGGTAAGTCGGTAACGTTGAAGACGGTGGGGCTGGTACAGTACATGTGGCAGTGCGGCATGCTGGTGCCGGTGGACGGCCACTCGAAGATGGGCACCTTCAAAAGCCTATTTATTGATATAGGGGATGAGCAGTCCATAGAGAATGACCTGAGTACGTATAGCTCGCACCTGACGAATATGAGGAAGTTCCTGACGCTGGCAGACAAGCGCTCGCTCTTCCTGATCGATGAGTTTGGTACGGGTACGGAGCCGCAGTTTGGCGGCGCGATAGCGGAGGCTATCCTGGAGGAGATGAACCAACTGAAGGCGTACGGGGTGATCACGACGCACTACTCTAACCTGAAAAAGTACGGGGAGGACCACCCGGGCATCGTCAATGCCGCGATGCAGTTTGACCTGGACGACCTGGAGCCGCTGTACGAGCTGGAGATAGGCAAGCCGGGTAGTAGCTACGCGCTGGAAATAGCCCGGAAGATAGGCCTGCCGGGGCCGGTACTGAAGAAGGCACGCACCCTGGTGGGAATAGAGCAGGTACGCTACGACCGCCTGCTGAACCGCCTGGAGGAGGAGAAGCGCAAGTATAATAAGCTGACGAAAGGAGCGGAAAAGGAAAAGGAACGCCTGGAATCTTCTGCCCGGGAGTATGAGAGCCTGCGGGAGTTTCTGGACGAGGAGCGCAAAAAGATCATACAGGAGGCTAAGGCGGACGCTAAGCGCCTGCTGAAGGAGACGAACCAGCGCATCGAAAACACGATCCGGGAGATACGGGAGCAGGGCGCGGAGAAGCTGAAGACGCGCGAGCTGCGGAAGGAGCTGGAGGAGTATGGCGAGGAGATAGCGCCGGAAGAGGCACCCAGGCCAAAGCCGAAGCCTAAAGAGGAGGTGCAGGTGATTGATGGCCCTATCAACCCGGGGGACTACGTGCGCCTGAAGGGCCAGGAGGTGACGGGCGAGGTGCTGGCACTGGCGGGTAAGGACGCGGAGATACGCATCGGGGGACTGAAGTCTAAGGTGAAGCTGAAGCGGCTGGAGAAGATCAGCAAGCGTACCTTTAAGAAAAGCACAGACCGCTCATCATCCCCCTCAAAGGGGCTGGACCTGACGGAAAAGCGGGCGCACTTTAAAAGCGACCTGGACCTGCGCGGCAAGCGCGGCGAAGAGGCCATGGGAGAGCTGGAGCGCTTCATGGATACGGCCCTGATACTGGGTGAAAGGGAGGTGCGCATCGTGCATGGTAAGGGCGACGGGATACTGAAAGACCTGGTACGTAATCAGCTACGGCAACAGCGCCACGTGCAGAGCGTCCGCGACGAGCACCCTGAGCGCGGCGGCGCAGGGGTGACGATCGTAGAGATGAAGGACTGA
- a CDS encoding serine hydrolase domain-containing protein — MKKLLLNLAVLLTLAACNGNAQSTGTATASSVEASAGHEAKTERLDTIVSSYVQHEGKNPIHSILVYTGDEDFTYKSAFGIKGRDETPVEADYQYNIASVTKPVVATVILQLYEEGKLDLDDKASKYLGDVEFLHFDSLHVMNGESMSDRITIDMLLTHTSGVADIFSDAAMRFNRSLLADPQQGFTPEKLAGIYYDYGLNRKPANAPGEGYHYSDINYNLLGLIIQEITGKTLPQAIRTRVLEPLGMDDTYFEYYEEAITDGRRTDAYYFDMNITENVNTSYEWGGGGLVSTTEDMVTYIKALMNGELFENESTLEKMLDTSLATSVGGDDYGRGIFQYKLPGKDGPRVLYGHSGFFGSDLAYDPENKVFIATHFNQSTPPFNTPDMIGRILDVVYE; from the coding sequence ATGAAGAAACTGCTTTTAAACCTTGCCGTGCTGCTGACTCTGGCAGCCTGTAATGGAAATGCACAGTCTACCGGTACTGCCACCGCCAGCAGTGTGGAAGCCAGTGCCGGCCATGAGGCGAAAACCGAGCGGCTGGATACCATAGTAAGTAGCTATGTGCAGCACGAGGGTAAAAACCCCATTCATTCCATCCTCGTGTATACCGGCGACGAAGATTTTACCTACAAAAGTGCCTTCGGTATAAAAGGCCGAGATGAAACACCTGTAGAGGCAGACTACCAGTACAACATTGCCAGCGTGACCAAGCCAGTAGTGGCCACCGTGATCCTCCAGCTTTACGAAGAGGGTAAGCTGGACCTGGATGATAAAGCCTCTAAATACCTGGGCGATGTGGAATTCCTGCACTTTGACAGCCTGCACGTAATGAACGGTGAGTCTATGAGCGACCGGATCACCATCGACATGTTGCTGACCCATACCTCAGGTGTGGCCGATATCTTCTCCGATGCGGCCATGCGCTTTAACCGCAGCCTGCTGGCCGACCCGCAGCAGGGCTTTACTCCGGAAAAACTGGCCGGTATCTACTACGACTACGGGCTTAACCGCAAGCCGGCCAACGCGCCGGGCGAAGGCTATCACTACTCTGATATCAACTACAACCTGCTGGGCCTCATCATACAGGAGATCACAGGAAAAACCCTGCCCCAGGCTATCCGTACCCGCGTATTGGAGCCCCTGGGCATGGATGATACCTACTTTGAGTACTACGAAGAGGCCATCACCGACGGCCGCCGTACAGATGCCTACTACTTTGATATGAACATCACTGAGAATGTGAATACCTCATATGAGTGGGGTGGGGGCGGCCTTGTGTCTACCACAGAAGACATGGTTACTTACATCAAAGCCCTGATGAACGGGGAACTGTTTGAGAATGAAAGCACGCTGGAAAAGATGCTGGACACCTCACTGGCCACGAGTGTAGGAGGCGATGACTATGGCCGGGGTATTTTCCAATACAAGCTGCCGGGTAAAGACGGCCCCCGTGTGCTTTACGGCCACAGCGGATTCTTTGGCTCAGACCTGGCCTATGATCCGGAAAACAAGGTGTTCATTGCTACTCACTTCAATCAGTCAACTCCTCCCTTCAATACCCCCGATATGATCGGTCGCATACTGGATGTGGTGTATGAGTAA
- the folB gene encoding dihydroneopterin aldolase has protein sequence MQQVSLEKLEFFAYHGFHAAERQKGNRFEVDIYVDLDFSEASKRDSIKGTVNYQNLYEIVREEMLIKSKLLENVAMRIMRRVFDEFPQVQRVEVSVSKFNPPLGGICQRSRIRIREERQ, from the coding sequence ATGCAGCAAGTCTCTCTGGAGAAATTAGAGTTTTTTGCCTACCACGGCTTTCATGCCGCCGAACGGCAAAAGGGCAACCGCTTTGAAGTAGACATTTATGTAGACCTGGACTTTTCCGAAGCCAGTAAGCGCGATTCCATCAAAGGCACCGTAAACTACCAGAACCTCTATGAAATAGTCCGCGAGGAAATGCTCATCAAATCCAAGCTACTGGAAAACGTGGCCATGCGTATCATGCGCCGCGTATTCGATGAGTTTCCCCAGGTACAAAGAGTAGAAGTAAGCGTATCCAAATTCAACCCGCCCCTCGGCGGCATCTGCCAGCGCAGCCGTATCCGCATCCGCGAAGAAAGGCAGTAA
- a CDS encoding WD40 repeat domain-containing protein, which translates to MASSPVKVEKKQTLTGHRDCIYTLEAGSDGKHFYSGGGDGLVAEWDLSDPENGRLLAKLPASVYGLHHMPQTNTLVVGQNFEGIHLVDLTERKEKGSLRFTTAAIFDLTSHGNRLFAATGDGVLTVIDLEHLQVIKKITLSDKSVRSLSVNPDTRELAAGLSDNTIRILDLTSLEEKKRLADHTKSVFTVRYSPDNRYLLSGSRDAHLKVWDAEAGYALADSIVAHMYAINNVTYSPDGRHFVTCSMDKSIKIWDAAAFRLLKVIDKARHAGHGTSVNKLLWAGLDNRLVSCSDDRTISVWDIEFNDGK; encoded by the coding sequence ATGGCCTCAAGCCCTGTTAAAGTAGAGAAAAAGCAAACCCTTACCGGTCACCGCGATTGTATTTATACACTCGAAGCAGGCAGTGACGGCAAGCACTTTTACTCCGGCGGGGGCGACGGCCTTGTAGCCGAGTGGGATCTTTCTGATCCTGAAAATGGCAGACTACTGGCAAAGTTACCCGCCTCCGTGTATGGCCTGCACCATATGCCCCAAACCAATACCCTCGTGGTAGGCCAGAACTTTGAGGGCATCCACCTGGTAGACCTGACCGAGCGAAAGGAGAAAGGCAGCCTCAGGTTTACCACAGCCGCCATCTTTGACCTTACCAGCCATGGCAACAGGCTGTTTGCCGCTACGGGGGACGGGGTGCTCACCGTCATAGACCTCGAGCACCTGCAGGTCATAAAGAAAATAACGCTGTCAGATAAGAGCGTACGCTCCCTGTCTGTAAACCCCGACACCCGTGAACTGGCGGCAGGGCTTAGCGATAACACCATCCGCATACTGGATCTGACCTCTTTAGAAGAAAAAAAACGGCTTGCGGACCACACAAAGAGCGTGTTTACCGTACGCTACTCACCAGATAACCGTTACCTGCTTAGCGGGAGCCGTGACGCCCACCTCAAGGTGTGGGACGCAGAGGCAGGCTATGCCCTGGCAGATAGTATAGTGGCCCACATGTATGCCATTAATAATGTCACCTACAGCCCCGACGGGCGCCACTTCGTGACCTGTAGCATGGATAAGTCCATAAAGATATGGGACGCAGCCGCCTTCAGGCTGCTGAAGGTGATAGACAAGGCGCGCCATGCCGGACACGGCACTTCGGTAAACAAACTGCTATGGGCAGGACTTGACAATAGATTGGTGTCCTGTAGCGACGACCGCACCATATCGGTGTGGGATATAGAATTTAACGACGGAAAATGA
- a CDS encoding putative quinol monooxygenase, with protein MKAQNGKGEELAAILKEASDLMQNAKGCHLYLVALDAEERDLVRITEVWDSKEDHDNSLNYPGVHELIGRAMPLMDGPPKKGVETIVLGGVKK; from the coding sequence ATGAAAGCTCAAAATGGAAAAGGAGAGGAGCTCGCTGCAATTCTTAAGGAGGCCTCCGACCTGATGCAAAACGCCAAAGGGTGCCACCTCTACCTGGTAGCCCTTGATGCTGAAGAGCGCGACCTGGTGCGAATCACCGAAGTGTGGGATAGTAAAGAAGACCATGATAATTCCCTGAACTACCCGGGCGTCCATGAGCTGATCGGCAGAGCCATGCCCCTGATGGATGGTCCTCCGAAGAAAGGCGTTGAGACCATTGTGCTTGGCGGTGTGAAAAAATAA